Genomic DNA from Candidatus Eisenbacteria bacterium:
ACACGAGCGCGAGGAGGAGCTTCCCGCGTTTCGGAGGGGAGAGCGCGATCGCGTGAGCCGCGGCCAGGATCGCGGCCACCCCTCCCTTCATGTCGAAGGAGCCGCGCCCGTAGACGCGATCCCCCTCCACGCGAGGCTCGAAGGGAGGGATCGTCATTCCCGCCGTGCCGACGGTGTCGAGGTGCGCGCAGAAGACGAGCGTGGGTCCTTCCCCGGATCCCACCGATGCGACCGCGTTGGGACGCCCGGGCGCCGCCTCCTCGAGACGCGCGTCGATACCGCGCGCCAGGAGCCAGTCGCGCGCGAACGTCGCGACGGCGGACTCGCCGTGAGCCTCCTCGGGCGCCAGCGCGGGATTGACGGAGGGGATCCGGACGAGATCCGAGAGGACCGCGAGCACGGACGAGCGGTCGAGAGGACCGAGACTCACGCCGAGCCCTCGGCACGGCCGCCGAGCCACGGCAGGAGGAATTCCAGGCTCACCCGCCAGTTCTGCTCCAGCCCCTTGCGGGCCGCGCGGCGATCTTCCGCTTCGAGCGCCTTCACGATGGACTCGTGCTGCACCGTGGAAACGATGACGCGTCCGGAACACTGCATGTATGCCGTCTCGTACCGCCGGGCGTGGTCCTTGTGCGTGTCGATCAGCGCGAGCAGGCGCGCGTTGTCGCATCCTCGAAGCAGGGTGTCGTGCCACTGCCGGTCCAGCCGGAGTGCTTCGGCGGCATCGCGCTCGGCGCTCTTCAGCTCGGCGTTCACCGCCCGAAGCTCCGACAGCCGCTCGCGATCGAACGTGCCGGACGCGTCGAGCGCCGCGCCCTCCAGGGTCCACAAGATTGGATAGAGCTCCTCCGCGTCCCGGAGCGTGAGCGGAAGGACGAAGAATCCCCGTCCGGTCTCGCTCGTGAGCAATCCCTCCCGCTCGAGGCCCAGGAGCGCCTCTCGAAGCGGCGTGCGGCTGACGCCCAGGGCAACGGATAGCTCCGATTCGTTGATGCTCGTTCCGGGAGCGATCGCGCCCGCGAGAATCCGGTCGAGGAGGACTCGTCGGATCTCGCTTCGAAGCGGCACGCGAGAGATCCGCAGCGTCCCCGTCTCGCCGGTGATCCACTTCATGGCCGCGACCCGTTCCGGCTCTGGGCGAACCGTTTGAAGAAGCTCGCCGGATTCCACCGCGGGCGGTCGGCGCGGTCGGCCGCCTCGCGAACGATCGCATGCAACGCCTCCGTGAACCGGTTCGCGGCCTCGAGGTCCACGGGCTGGCGCAGGTCGTCCGAGGGCGCGTGATAGCGGCTCTTGACCCATCCGAGAAGGAGGGATTCCTGCGGCGAGCCCGCGTGGTACCCGAACGTGAACGCCAGCGCGGGGATTCCCCTCGCGATGAAGTTGTACTGATCGCTCCGGACGAAACGATTCCGCGCGGGCTGGGGATCCGCCTGGACGCCGACGCCCGATCTCCCGAGCACGTCCCGCGCGAGATCCCCGAGGGACGATTCGCCGGCGCCGAAGACGATGAGCCGCTCGAGCGGGACGATCGGGAGCGTCATGTCCGTGTTGAGCTCGGCCACGATGGACTCGATCGGGACCGGCGGCCTCCCGGCGAAGTACCGTGATCCGAGAAGCCCCATCTCCTCGGCGGTCACGGCGACGAGGAGGAGCGAGCGCCGGGGACGGGCTTCCGGGCGGCTCACCGCCCGAGCGACCTCGATCAGAGTCGCCACGCCCGCGGCGTTGTCCATCGCGCCGTTCCAGATCGAGTCGCCGTTCACCGGAGTCCCCACTCCCAGATGGTCGAGGTGGGCCGTCACGACCACGTACTCGTGGCGCAACGCGGGATCCCTTCCCGGGAACGCGGCGACCACGTTGGGCGACGTGACCGGGCGCGCGTGATGGGTGACCGTGGCCCGGATCCGGGTGGGAAGCGGGAATCGCGGCAACGCCTTGCCGGAATCCGCCAGGCTCACGAGCTCGCTCATCGTATGGCCGGTGCCCGCGAGGAGACGGTCCGCCTGCTCGGGATTCAGGGTCATCCCGAATTTCTGCCCGCTCCGCTCGTCCAGGTCCGGCTCCGCGAGCGCCATCGCGGGCTTGAGACGATGCGTGGCGAGGCGGCTCCAGGGCACGTCGACGACCTTCGGATTGGGCAGGCTGACCCATCCGATCGCACCCGCATCGCGCAGATTCTTCCACCGGACGCCCTGGTGCTGGACGTGCGAGCGCAGGGGCTCGGGCACGGACGCGGGACCTCCCCCGTTCAGGAACACCGCCACGGCGCCGCGAAGGTCGAGCCCCGCGAGGTCGTCGTGTCCCGCTTCCGGAGCGACCATGGCGTATCCGACGAACACGAGCCGAGCGTCGACGTGCGTCGCCGGCTCGAACTGCTTCTGGAGGACCATCTC
This window encodes:
- a CDS encoding GntR family transcriptional regulator; protein product: MKWITGETGTLRISRVPLRSEIRRVLLDRILAGAIAPGTSINESELSVALGVSRTPLREALLGLEREGLLTSETGRGFFVLPLTLRDAEELYPILWTLEGAALDASGTFDRERLSELRAVNAELKSAERDAAEALRLDRQWHDTLLRGCDNARLLALIDTHKDHARRYETAYMQCSGRVIVSTVQHESIVKALEAEDRRAARKGLEQNWRVSLEFLLPWLGGRAEGSA
- a CDS encoding M28 family peptidase, which translates into the protein MAELADDRYQGRETGTEGHRAAALYVAAQFRALGADSLRFPGYLQPVPLISRTIDESRSRVELVRDGTATALQLGAEMVLQKQFEPATHVDARLVFVGYAMVAPEAGHDDLAGLDLRGAVAVFLNGGGPASVPEPLRSHVQHQGVRWKNLRDAGAIGWVSLPNPKVVDVPWSRLATHRLKPAMALAEPDLDERSGQKFGMTLNPEQADRLLAGTGHTMSELVSLADSGKALPRFPLPTRIRATVTHHARPVTSPNVVAAFPGRDPALRHEYVVVTAHLDHLGVGTPVNGDSIWNGAMDNAAGVATLIEVARAVSRPEARPRRSLLLVAVTAEEMGLLGSRYFAGRPPVPIESIVAELNTDMTLPIVPLERLIVFGAGESSLGDLARDVLGRSGVGVQADPQPARNRFVRSDQYNFIARGIPALAFTFGYHAGSPQESLLLGWVKSRYHAPSDDLRQPVDLEAANRFTEALHAIVREAADRADRPRWNPASFFKRFAQSRNGSRP